The genome window GGGCCTCGCTCCGCATCAGCCGTCCTCCCGCGCCCGCGAGCCGTCGCGGCGGCGCATGGCGAAGGCGGCCGTGAGCCGGTCGAGGACGATGGCGAGGATCACCACGGCGAGCCCGGCCTCGAACCCCTGCCCGACCTGGATGCGCTGGATGCCCCTCAGCACCTCCGCGCCGAGGCCGCGCGCGCCGATCATGCCGGCGATGACGACCATGGAGAGGTTGAGCATGATGGACTGGTTGAGACCGGCCATCATCGTCGGCAACGCCTGCGGCACTTGCACCTTGACGAGCTTCTGGAGGCGGGTGGCGCCGAACGCGTCGGCGGCTTCGACGAGGTCGAGGGGCACCTGCCTTATGCCGAGGTTCACCAACCGCACGAGCGGCGGCAACGAGAAGATGAAGGTGGCCACGACCCCCGGCACCAGGCCGATGCCGAAGAACATCACGGCCGGGATCAGGTAGACGAACGCCGGCATGGTCTGCATGAAGTCGAGGATGGGCCGCATGATGCGCTCGGCCGCGTCGG of Trueperaceae bacterium contains these proteins:
- a CDS encoding proline/glycine betaine ABC transporter permease codes for the protein MLLDYRIPIASWVEKLVRGIQSAWAAGFDGFADIVRFVINGLLGGLQAVPPLVLLAVLAALVTWKAGWKLGLFTAVGLFLIHNIQLWTPFLQTLSLVVTAQVLIVVVGVPLGILAASSDAAERIMRPILDFMQTMPAFVYLIPAVMFFGIGLVPGVVATFIFSLPPLVRLVNLGIRQVPLDLVEAADAFGATRLQKLVKVQVPQALPTMMAGLNQSIMLNLSMVVIAGMIGARGLGAEVLRGIQRIQVGQGFEAGLAVVILAIVLDRLTAAFAMRRRDGSRAREDG